The proteins below are encoded in one region of Hordeum vulgare subsp. vulgare chromosome 3H, MorexV3_pseudomolecules_assembly, whole genome shotgun sequence:
- the LOC123444196 gene encoding ABC transporter B family member 12-like: protein MDATAEASDEGKGDRPEKKVPLLGMFRYADRLDVLLMAVGSLGAVANGVSEPLISVLFGDVINSFGESTTSTVLGAVTKVHCHGLRWSLT, encoded by the coding sequence ATGGACGCGACAGCAGAAGCTAGTGATGAAGGAAAAGGTGACCGACCGGAGAAGAAGGTGCCGTTGCTCGGCATGTTCAGGTATGCCGACCGCCTCGACGTGCTGCTCATGGCGGTCGGCTCGCTGGGGGCGGTGGCCAACGGCGTGTCGGAGCCCCTCATATCGGTCCTCTTTGGAGACGTCATCAACTCCTTCGGCGAGAGCACGACCAGCACCGTCCTCGGCGCTGTCACCAAGGTGCACTGCCATGGCCTACGGTGGTCACTCACTTAA